In Hymenobacter volaticus, the genomic window TTCGCACTGCCGGCCAACTAACGGGTATGGCGGCCTGGCAAACCGGCCGACTGTTCCAAAAAGCCGCCGCCTCGGCCCTCGAGTCCATTCAGGAAGTGTTGCGGGCGGAAGTCAAGAAAGGCAATGCCAAGCTCGTCGCCGACTTTCTCACTGACAAGGCCTTGCCTGCCGCTCGTGCCCTGCTGCTGGAACGCATGACGGCTCGGCTGCTGGTACGCCTAGGCTTGCGCGGGGCGCTGGCTTCCAACGTAATTGGCTGGATTTTGCCCTTCGTGCTCGAACAGATGGTGAAAGTCGGGCAGCGCACTGGCCTTTTCGACAAGCTCCGCGCCAACCCCACCGTGCAAGACAGTTTGCTGCGTCTCGAAGAGCTAAAGCAAACTGTCTGGAAACGCCTCGTTCCTGACCACGGCACGGGTGCGCAGGTTCTGGAAGATGACGACACCGAGCCACCGCGTCAGTTACCCGCTTAAATAAAAAGCAACAACTCACACGAACGTCCTATTGCGCTTATTGAAGCATCTCGCTCGTATCGTTGAGCTAGCAATGCAACGTCAGCACGCGAGATGCTTCGGCTGCGCTCAGCATGACGTTCGTATGAGGCGTTAAGGGTAGGTTAGCCGCCCCTAACGCTTCCTGGCTAGATACCGAGAATCAGCCTTTTAGCTCAGCTTTAGTAGCATAGCACGTCAAATGCTCGGGCTAGCGCAGTAGGATAGGCATTACCTCCATGCTAGTCTTGCTTGCCTACCTGCCTTACTTGCCGCCCTGCGTAAAGTCAGCCGTAACAAACAAAAACATCGGCGAGGGAATCTCGATGGACTGACCAGTGGGACGCAATTTGCCTGATTTCTGGTCGACGTGGTAGGTAAAAACGTTGTTGGAATTCTGATTACCTACCAACAATAAGCGCCCAGCCGGATCGAGCGTGAAATTGCGCGGTGTTTTGCCCTGGGTGCTTTCGTGCTGGATCAGGGTGAGGTTGCTGTTGTTGTCGATGGCGAATACGGCGATGCTGTTGTGACCCCGGTTGGATGCGTACAGAAACTTGCCGTTGGGCGAAACGTGAATGTCGGCGCAGGAATTGTCGCCTACGAAGTCAGCGGGCAGCGTCGAGAGAGTTTGTATTTCGCTGAAAGTGCCCTTGCTGGCGTCATAGGCCAAGGCTGTCACCGTGGAGTTTAACTCGTTGATAAGGTAGGCGTTGCGGCCGTTGGGGTGAAACGTGAGGTGGCGGGGTCCCGCGCCGGGTTTGGTAGTGAAAGCGGGTGCGGGGTTGTTGGTAAGCTTGCCCGTCGCGGGGTCCAGTTGGTAGCCGTACACCTTGTCGGTGCCGAGGTCCACAGAAAAGCTGTACTTGTTGGCCGGGTCCGGGAGGATGCAGTGGGCGTGCGGCACGTTTTGGTTTTTGTGCGGTCCGCTGCCTTGGTGCTGGTCCATGGCGGTGGGCGCCCCCACCCGTCCATCGGTTTGCACGGGCAATACGCTCACGTTGCCGCCCATGTAATTGGCCACCATCACCGCTTTTTCGGTGCGGTCGAGGCTAATGTAGCACGGCGAAGCCCCTGCGAAGGTTCCTGGCTGAGCAGCGTTAGGCCCCCGGTCTTGGGGTCAACGGCAAAAGCACTGACTGCTCCACTTGGCGCCCCCCGAAACGTATTGGTTTCATTGACGGCGTACAAGTGTTGCCGCTTGGCATCCAGGGTCAGATAGGTCGGGCTGGCGCCTCCTTTCAGCCCACTGACTTGCGTGAGGGCGCCCGTAGAAGGATTGAGGCGGTACAAGAAAATCGTATTATCAGTTTCTGAATTGATATTGGTACCGATGTACACCAGGTATCCTGGTGCATCGGTGACGGGCGCAACACGGGCGCAACCAAACACAGAGAAAGAAGCCACCACCAAGCCCAGCCCGGTGTTCTTGAGAAAACTGCGGCGCGAATACGATTGTCGAGTCATTAGAGCAAGTAAAGCAAGTAGGACGTTGTATTGCCACCAAAAGCTACCGTACTATCGGCCTTTGGTGAAGCGCAAGCAAACTACAAAAATCCTTAACCTACTCGTCTATGCTCCTACAGCCACTATCGTAATCCGAAGCGTAGGTAAAACTCCCTAATTCCACTCGTAGCAGTAGCCCCAACAACAAAAAGGTATCAACTAAGACTTCGCAGTCGAACGGCTAGTATTGCGCGGCTCACCCTGTAGCAGCCACCATACGAGGTGGTGATTTAAGATATTCGCTCGTGTTTATTACTGTTCATACGGTTAATAAACACAGCAAATACTCGCTCTAACACCAGACGAAAACCATGTTCCAACAACATTTGTGCTGGTTGCATGGTAGGTTTGCAGGCATTTTTTCCTTCTTACCTCCGCTATGAAAGGCTTTATCTTCGATTTGAATGGCACCATGATCCACGACATGGAATACCATACCCGAGCTTGGCAACAAATTCTCAACCACGACCTTGGCGGGAATTTCACGTGGGAAGAAGTTAAGCCACAGATGTACGGCAAAAACCAAGAAGTATTGGTGAGAATGTTCGGACCCGAGAGATTCACGGAGCAGGAAATGCAAGACCTGTCCGTTGCCAAAGAACAGCGCTACCAAGAAGAATTTCTTCCGCATCTGCAGCTGTTGCCCGGTCTCCACGAGTTTCTAGAAAAGGCCCATCAGCGTCGTATTCCGATGGCTATTGGTTCGGCGGCTATTCCTTTTAATATCGATTTTGTGCTCGACAACTTACATATCCGGCACTATTTCAAAGCCATTGTCAGCGCCGATGATGTGGTATTGAGCAAACCTCACCCCGAAACCTTCCTCAAAGCCGCCGAATTGCTAGACGTTTCGCCTGCCGACTGCGTCGTTTTTGAAGATGTACCCAAGGGTGCCGAAGCCGCCCAAAACGCCGGTATGCAAGCCGTTGTACTAACAACCACCCATCAACCCTCCGAATTTATTCATCTGCAAAATGTACTGCATTTCGCCAACGACTTTCAGGACGAGTTTATGCAAAGGCTTTTGTAAGTAACAATCCTAACTCTTGCTGTCTATTTGTAGGAGTTAAAACGTTGTTCATTCAAGCATAAGCGAGTCACCGAATAACAACACGCTGCCCCCAACTACTTCTCACTTGAGAGACAGTTAGGGGCAGCGTTTTTAGTTTCTCCGCCGTGAAAGCAAAGTAGTAGTAACTACTATAACTTCATAAAACTCGTACTAATCGTTTTCAAGTAACGAAACCAAAATTATAGAAGCTTAAGTATGAATTAAATAACAATAGCTTGTACCTTTTTGGAATTGTTCGTATATACCTTCGTGTTTGGCGATATATTTACTTGCTTTTAAATCAATCCCCTTCTCATGGAAAATGCAGTTGCAGTAGCTAATTACTTCGTCAGGAAGTCATTGGACTCGGGCATTCCTGTCACGCCCATGAAGCTAGTGAAGTTGGTATATGTGGCGCATGGCTGGTACTTAGGTTTAACTGGCGAGCCCCTCATTGCCGAGGCTGTACAGGCTTGGAAATACGGGCCCGTTATACCCTCAGTTTACGACAAGTTCAAGATGTATGGGGGCGCTCCTATCACGGAGCCAGCCGGCATGCTAAGTCCCAACGGCCAGAGTGTTTACTACAGCATCAGCAAACCAGAACTAGCCGCCTTCCTCGACAAAGTTTGGGAAGAGTATAAAGACTACTCAGCGGTTGAATTATCGGCCTTGACGCACCAGGAACGCACTCCTTGGTTTGATACGTGGCACAACAAAGGCGGCAAAGTTAACCGAGCCGTTCCGATTGCCAACGATGCTATTCAGTCGCACTACCATATGTTAGCGAGTGCCAACGTCGCCTAACCCCAAACCCACCCCCGACCTCAGCGCCATTCAGGCTGAAAAACGTCCGACCCGCCGCGGGCCCTGCAAGCTGCCGAGCAGGAAAAGGATTGGTTTGAAGAAGATAAGCGCAAAGGCAAGCATCGCCGCGACCAGCAAGCCCGCAATCTATTGCACTGGGTTCTGCTGGTTTTGTTGGTAGTGGCAGGCATCATTCTGCTGGTTGGGTTGATAATCCGGGCCTGCCACGTTTTCCTGCCGCCCGACCAGTTCTGGCTCACGAAAGAGCAACTCGATTTTATCGACCATTTGTTTCAATTGGCTGGCTCGGGGTTTTTGGGCGGCTTAATGACACGATACTTAACGCGCAATATTGAAGACTAAAGTACCATTGCCGCAGTAAGCTCTAATAATTGCGGTTGATTCTGCTCCCGAAAAGGATAAGTAGTTGAAGTGCAGCTCATATAAATCTTTGTAAACTGCTGGGTAGCTAACTGACCGTGAATGCTACAGTGCTTTCGTTTATAGTAATATTCTGACGGAGAAAAGGTAAACAGTACACATTACGTTCTTTTTTCACTTGCTTGGTAAAAGTCTAGCTCTCAGCAGCATGAAGACAGAAATACGTAATGCATTTGGTGAGGTCTACCTCACTATTGAGTACTTAAAGGCAATGAATGTTGTTTACAATAATTGGATTGGATATCAGACCTACGCTGGCATTGTAGGTGGGGCTAATACCTGCTTGACGATTATTGAGGAGCACCACTGCCCTTATATGCTCAACGATAACAGCAAAGTAGTTGGCCCTTGGGACCATGCCCTAGAATGGCTTACCACCGATTGGGCTCCGCGAGCTATTCAAAGCGGCCTTACGCATTTTGCTCATGTAGTAAGTGTAGAATCCTTCGCCGCTTTCTCAGCGCACAACCTGCACACCGGCATTGATGAGAAGCTGCAAATGCGCATCTTCGACAATGCTGTTGAGGCCTTAGAATGGCTACGAACCGTTCAACAAACTCTCTCCCCTCCACTGAATTAGCTACTCTATAATTCTTAGCTCTTCCATTAGGGCAGAGAAAGATACGCAGCTTCTGCAAGTAATGGCTAAAGGCAGAGGATCACTTGGCATTAGAGTAGCCCACATGGTATGGCTAATTTCAAGCCGGGCTTCCTAAGTAGCTAGTATGAGCAAAACTAAAAATACCATCACCCTATTGTTAGTGTGGGCTTTACCCGCGCTATTACTTCTGCTTACTAGGATCATTTTAGGCTGCTATTACGAGTCGAACGATGATGTGGCGATCAGTCAAGTAATTCGCGGCGAAACAGCTTTAGCCCCTGTTACTAATATGCATTTGTACTTTCATGGCTTATCCTATCTATTGGCTAGGCTCTATCACCTACTGCCCAGCTTCCCGTGGTATGGCGTACTGCTTTATCTGCTACTATATGGAAGCCTGGTACTGGTCTACCAAACATTGGTTGATTTGTTGGCGTCCTACCTGTCCTTACTAGGACTTACCACCTGTCTAATTGCCATCTATTGGTTTGCCTGGCAGGAGACCGCCCTTCTCATGAATTATACTCGCCTCCCTTTATTATTAGCAGGAACAGGGATCTTATATGCGGCTAGCCGGCGAGATAGTCGATGGTCTTTACTTCTCGCTTTGTTGGTGGTCGCTATTGGGTGGGCCATCCGGCCCAGTGCGGCGATACTAGGTTTGGTGGTTGCCCTCCCCGGCGCCTGGTGGCTCGCCGGGTTTCAGGCGGCGGTTCCGATTACAAGCGCTGTTGCCCTGATGGCGATTGCCACTGGCATTATGTCGGCCAATTACTCAGCTATCGAGAAATCGTATCGCCAGGTGGATATACAACTCGTTAGCTATTCTGATTACCAGCTCTATCAGCCACGCCCTCTATCGGTCGCGGACAGCTTAGGGCTTCTTTCCGTAGACAACTGGGCTTTGGGTGATTCCACTCTAGTTAATGAACGACTCTTTAAGCATAGCCTGCAGTTTGATCAGGCCGTTTTTTTGCACCACACATTGCCTCGGAAAGCGCGGGCCTCCTATTATATGTTGCGGGAGTATTATCAGTGGCTCATCCTTTTTCCGGTGCTACTAGGAGTCTGGCTGCTTCTACAGAACCCTTGGCGAGAGCATGGGGAATTCTGGGCCGCACAAGTCGCTTTTACTGCTTTGCTATTATTTTTAATTGCTTTCCTGAAACTACCACAACGGCTAGCATCGCCTCTGTTTAGTATCTGGACGGTGAACTCCTTACTTTATGTGATGCAACGCAGCCCCGGGTTGTTACGCTTTAGCAGGGCGTGGCAGTGGATTCTTTGTTTGGCTTTTTTATTAACCAGCGTCAAAGTGTGGCGTCAAAGCCGGATGTATCACCAGCGACAAACACAGAATGAGGCCTATATGAGCCAGGTATATGCGGTGGCGAAACACCATATATTGGTCGCTGGGGGAGTGGAATGGGCTTATATTTACCTATCCCCTTTTAAGACCTATGAATTATCTGATTCCCCGGTAGTTACTCTAATGGGATGGCTCGCGCTGGAACCCTCCCTCCCTCCCTTACGGAAGCACCTGACAGGCACCCGCGATTTCGAGGAAAGCCTGAATCGATTAGCGACTAATCCGAGTGCTATCTGGATAATGCAGGATGCGTTTGCCTTGTATTTGCGAGTATATGCGCAACGACACCGTCTTTCTTCCACCAGCAAACTCTACCCTGTCTACCAGCGGTCTTTATCCCCTAATAGAGAATTTGCTAGTCTCTATAGGGTCCAGTTGCGCACTCGTAGAGCCACCCGTTAGTCTAACGAAAAGCACTACGATATAGCAACGTTTGTACTGCCTGTTGTGCCTATTCTGACTGTTTACATACACATGGCGGCCATTTTAACAACAAATTAGAAACATATTTTGGTCAGTTTTAGCACCTACGCAGCAGGCTCTAAAATTCATTCTACAAGGCCTGTTGAAGCGTTCTACTGTTCCAAAAAGATCTGTAATTCGAAGACTATTCCCACCCCCGAAAACGCCCTCTATAAGGCGGTTTTTCGGGGGCATTTTTCAGTAGATAATCTGAACACCTTCTTTTACCATGTTCAGGTTAACACGAACTGTGTTGAAAGTCAAAGGTTGAGGGCCAGTTTAGAAGTGAATTCTGCGTGATAGGGCACCCCCGATCTGACAATGGCGAAAGCTTGCTTAAGCAGCTTGTTGCAGACGGCAATCAAGGCCAACTTCTTATTCTTGCCTTTCGCCACGAGGCGGTCGAAAAGGGCTTGACACGCCGCATTTGACTTCTTTGCCGAGAAGCTGCACATGAAGAGCTTAGTCCGGATTAAGGCCCCACCCATCTTGGTGATGCGTACTTTGCCGCGGATGCTGGTACCGGAGCTGTGCTCCCGAGGTGAAAGGCCCGCCATGGCAATGAGTTGGCGGTAGTTGTCCAGACGCATGAAACCACCCGCAAACAAGAGGAGCAGGCCGGCCGTTTTGCGGCCGATGCTGGGAATGGAGCACAACAAGGCCATTTCTGTCTGAAAACGCTGCTCAAGTAACGCGAGCAATTCGGCCTCCACCGCTTGCAACTGCCCTGTAAGGGCTTTCAGCAGCTGTTGCAGCCGTTTCACGGCGAGCGTACTGATGATGGGCTGTTGCTGCAAGGCCTCTAAGGAATTGCTGACCATGGTTTTCTGCTTGAGCAACTGCTCGCTGACTTGTTCGAGTTGCCGGCACTCGACCAACACCTGTTCATCGGGCTGCCAGATCGTGACAGCCTGCTGCTGGCCATAGCGCAAGAGCTACTGGGCATCTTTGCGGTCGCTTTTGCCTTTGCTCAGATGCATCTGGATGAAGCGGCGGATCACGAGCGGATTGAGCACCGCTACGTGGCCACCCTGTTCATGTAGGTAGTAAGCGACCGCCAGACTGTAGGTGCCGGTAGCTTCCAGCACAAACAGGCAGTGGGTACCACAGGCCTTTATCAGGTGCTGAAAACCGGCTTTGCTGTTGCTGATTTCTAGGTGCTGGACCTGTTCTTGCCGCAGGTAACACACGGCCAGCGTCGCTTTGCTCACGTCGATGCCGACGATTGGGCGAGATACTACTTGAGGATCCATACCAAAGGGGAAAGAAATGAAAAAGAGCTAAAAAGGACTTCTAGGGCGTCTTTTCTTATCCTAATACAGGCTCTGTGGCCTCACGGAACTGTCCAGAATGGCCTTAGAAAAAGGAGGGGATTGTCATGTTAAACGAGCTCTCGGGCTCCATAAAATCCGAATCTTACTCCTCCCTTTTCCTTCTCAGCAGCCATCTTTACGGCGGATGGACGAACATAGGATAAGCTTTACTTCTCGGACAAGAGCAGAAGTTATTAATGGATAAGCTTCTCCTTGATTTAGAAGAGTCAATAACTCGTTATATTCTTAGTTACACACAAGTAATGCCTTACATCTCACCTCAGGTGCTTTTTCCTAGTCTCTGCCTTACGCTTTCCTTCTCTGCTCTGACACATATAAAAAAAGCCTTGGTCATCTTCAGCCAGCCAACCCCGTGAGCACCTACCGCTACATCGCTCAGCGGGCCAGCCAGGTGCCGGTGCGCCAGCTTTGTCAAGTGCTACGCGTGGCGCCGGCCGCCTACTATGCGTGGCAGCGTCGCCGACCGCGACTAGTGGTCGAGCCAGCCTGGCAAGTGGCGGTGCGCGAGGCGTTTACCGACCACAGCCAGCGCTACGGCACGCGCCGGCTGCGCGCCGAAGTGCAAGCCCAGGGCCACGCGGTGGGCCGCTGGCGCATTCGCCGTGTGCTCAAGTCCCACGGGCTGCGCGCCCAACAGCCCCGTTGCTTCGTGCCCCGCACCACCGACTCGGACCCGGCCGTGCGCGCCGCGCCCAACCGCTTGCTCGGCCAGCCGGCCCCACTGCCGCCAACCGAGTGTAGGTGGGTGACATCACGTACTTGCCCCGGCAGGGCGGGGGCTGGCTCTACTTGGCCGTCTGGCTGGACCGCTGCTCGCGCAAGATTGTGGGCTGGGACGTGCGCGACACCATGCCGGAAGACTTGGTCAGCGAGGCCCTACGCCGCGCCCTAGCCGTGCGCCGCCCACCGGTCGGACTTATCGTGCACTCCGACCAGGGCAGCCAGTACACGGCCACGCGCTTCCAAGCCCTGGTCGCCAAACACGGCGCGCAGCAAAGCATGAGCCGGCGGGGCAACTGCTACGATACTGCTCATGCTGAATCCTTTTGGAGCCGCTTCAAGGCTGAATTACTCGACGGCGGCAGTTTCCCCGGCTTGGCCGAAGCCAAGCTTGAAATCAGCCATCACATCGCCTACTATAACGCCGAACGACGGCATTCTTCACTCGGTTATCTGGCCCCCAACCACTTTGAAACGCAACTTCACACCACGTCCTAATTGTGTCCAGCATAGCTAGACCACCTCACTGCCCATACGCTGCGAGAGCGGGCCACGGGATACGGGGCTTATCGGGTGAGAAGAAGAATGCCTGGAGCGTGATCGTGCCGCCGTGCCGACCGACCTTGCCGATCTTCATCCAGCGCTGCACGGTAGCGCGACTCACGTCGCACTCGCTCATGGCATCCTCGATGCTGAGCAGACGCGGCGGAGCTGAAGTCACACCTCCCCTAGTCGGCACCGCCAACAGGCGTTGGGCCAACTGCTCGAGGCATTTTTCCAGGTGGTCGACCGTGACTAGCTCTTGCGGCGTCATAGCTTACTGGAGGTAGAAGATGAAAAGGCGGCATTTTAGTACTTGTGCCCAGCACTCCGTACTGCGCACTAACAGGGCAAAAACGAGCGCAAGATTCCGGGACCCTGCAGTCGTAGCTGCGGACCCTTGAGCAGGGATAGACGTTTTCATGGCCTTAGCGAGCTGCTGTAGCCAAAGGCAGTTGCTGCTGGTGGCCGGCCAGTAAAGCGGGTGGCAGCTCGTCCGCGAAGAGATAGGCACTCTTACCTTTGAAATGCTGCTGGAGCCAATCGCGCAAGTGTTTGGTCTCACCTACCGTCATACCAAGTCGGCCGCTGTTAGCCACTAACTGGTTGAAACGGTGTGAGGTCATGCCCCATTTTTCAAGTTGCTCCTTGGAGAAGCGAATTTCGACAACCCCTAAATCGGCGAAAATTTCTGATAATCGGTTCTTGGGCTCCATTCGATTTTTCAAAAAATGCCCTCTACTTTTTGATTTTCAGGGCTGATTTTTACAGATTTGAGCAATAGTAACACGACAAATGTATCATATTTGTCAAATAGTAAAAACTTTTTAACTAATAATTTTTGGCAAATAGAACAAAATGTTGCTGCTAGGTAAAAGGATTGAACAATTCGCTCAAAAAAGAGGATTTAAGCCGGCAGATTTAGCAGCTGCTATAGATGTGAGTTTAAATTATGTGTACAAACTGTATAAAAGTGAGCATCTCAATACAGAGTTGCTACAGAAGCTTAGCTCTGCTTTAGATATTCCAATGGCTAGCTTTTTTCAAGATGATGGAGCCTCAGCCGCTACTATTTCTCAGACGGGTTTCGCCAACGTATCTGGAACTGGCAACCGCCAAAAAATAATGCCCGGCACTGAGAGCACCGGACACACTAATTTGTCTACGAATACCAACGATCTAGCTAGTAAGTTGGCTGATTGTGAGAAAGATAAGCTATCTCTTGCCCGCGAACTCGACATTACCCGTGAGTTGGTGCGAGCTAAGGATGAGATGATTACGCTGCTACGTAGCAGCCGCGATAATTCTAATTAGACTGTATGACCGACGAACAATTTGAGGCGCTTACGAAGCAGCTATCACGCATTATTGATAATCAAATTATTATTGGCAACAACCTCAGCCGCGTCGAAAACAAACTCAACACGCTCCAGGAGGATATGGGCGTGAGTATCCGCAATGAGAATATTCTCGGTCATGACCAAGACAAGCTCATTGCGGACGTCAAAGAGGTGCTGCGGCTACTTAATAAGTATATTGATTTGAACACCCGCACCTGAAGCGACTGCTCGGGTGAAAACTTCGAGGGCAACTGTAGCTTTACTGTCAAACCGGATGCTTTCGCTTTGCCCATTTCGACTTGTAGTTGCTCGACTAGATGCTTGATACTGGTGGCTAGCTCTTGTTTGGTGCTCTCTGCCATATTGGTAAGATTAGATTTTTACAAACCTACTATGTGACTCTAAACCGTTTTGGGACGTAAAAATGCTAGATACTGCACGTGCTAATTACTCATCCAATTACTTCAACTTCAATTGAAAAATACACCAATAACTATATTTAATAAGGAGCAGCTTATTCTATTACTGTGTCTTGCTACACCAGTTATATCAAAGGCAC contains:
- a CDS encoding Panacea domain-containing protein, whose protein sequence is MENAVAVANYFVRKSLDSGIPVTPMKLVKLVYVAHGWYLGLTGEPLIAEAVQAWKYGPVIPSVYDKFKMYGGAPITEPAGMLSPNGQSVYYSISKPELAAFLDKVWEEYKDYSAVELSALTHQERTPWFDTWHNKGGKVNRAVPIANDAIQSHYHMLASANVA
- a CDS encoding HAD family hydrolase; amino-acid sequence: MKGFIFDLNGTMIHDMEYHTRAWQQILNHDLGGNFTWEEVKPQMYGKNQEVLVRMFGPERFTEQEMQDLSVAKEQRYQEEFLPHLQLLPGLHEFLEKAHQRRIPMAIGSAAIPFNIDFVLDNLHIRHYFKAIVSADDVVLSKPHPETFLKAAELLDVSPADCVVFEDVPKGAEAAQNAGMQAVVLTTTHQPSEFIHLQNVLHFANDFQDEFMQRLL
- a CDS encoding IS110 family transposase encodes the protein MDPQVVSRPIVGIDVSKATLAVCYLRQEQVQHLEISNSKAGFQHLIKACGTHCLFVLEATGTYSLAVAYYLHEQGGHVAVLNPLVIRRFIQMHLSKGKSDRKDAQ
- a CDS encoding helix-turn-helix transcriptional regulator, yielding MTSAPPRLLSIEDAMSECDVSRATVQRWMKIGKVGRHGGTITLQAFFFSPDKPRIPWPALAAYGQ
- a CDS encoding IS3 family transposase; amino-acid sequence: MGDITYLPRQGGGWLYLAVWLDRCSRKIVGWDVRDTMPEDLVSEALRRALAVRRPPVGLIVHSDQGSQYTATRFQALVAKHGAQQSMSRRGNCYDTAHAESFWSRFKAELLDGGSFPGLAEAKLEISHHIAYYNAERRHSSLGYLAPNHFETQLHTTS
- a CDS encoding helix-turn-helix domain-containing protein; amino-acid sequence: MLLLGKRIEQFAQKRGFKPADLAAAIDVSLNYVYKLYKSEHLNTELLQKLSSALDIPMASFFQDDGASAATISQTGFANVSGTGNRQKIMPGTESTGHTNLSTNTNDLASKLADCEKDKLSLARELDITRELVRAKDEMITLLRSSRDNSN
- a CDS encoding transposase, translating into MRYGQQQAVTIWQPDEQVLVECRQLEQVSEQLLKQKTMVSNSLEALQQQPIISTLAVKRLQQLLKALTGQLQAVEAELLALLEQRFQTEMALLCSIPSIGRKTAGLLLLFAGGFMRLDNYRQLIAMAGLSPREHSSGTSIRGKVRITKMGGALIRTKLFMCSFSAKKSNAACQALFDRLVAKGKNKKLALIAVCNKLLKQAFAIVRSGVPYHAEFTSKLALNL